The following proteins are encoded in a genomic region of Fusarium keratoplasticum isolate Fu6.1 chromosome 9, whole genome shotgun sequence:
- a CDS encoding GH18 domain-containing protein produces MSDSGQGNSGRPPIDGYVDPNFPNPNGEWDTPVIIYGYTPAFSLAVFAAVWFAVFLVVHLVQTIRFRSWYFITFPIGLLFEIVGYIARSLSAKDDPYHLLYFILNYFFIVTAPVFLAAGVYTILSALIPRLGRRYSFLPPKAILWFFITSDVIATVVQITGAALIGVRQSNRDDPTDANNILLGGLAYQVFSLGVFVILTASFLFRSRQEIRTRGRTLTSFCAAFAVATILIYLRTCFRLAETAEGLGGHLYSNEIYFACLEFAPVALAVLLFAIWYPGRCVGKKPKVAAPPPKPASTSSLYSVPSTSPKNTQHLEPQSSSPQMPPLPASSNPLPRLITYYQTHHDSSGNLISPLPLITQPGITITHVIVAAIHINDKPEDITLNNHHPSHPRFQTMWAELRVLQASGVKVMGMLGGAAKGSYQRLDADQEQFDRFYGPVRDMIRERGLDGLDLDVEEEMSLGGIVRLIDRLRSDFGPSFIITLAPVAMSLLDFTKNLSGFDYEALEVMRGRDIAWYNTQFYCGWGDCSNPLMYDLMIQKGWPPEKIVIGLVTNPENGGGYVPMNPLSMVLTTLRGRYGSFGGIMGWEYFNSLPGGTARPWEWARDMTKLLRGHLFPQSAETAVVTDGSVPTANATNEIDADAPGGKDVKVPKQFDYYSDGTDDE; encoded by the exons ATGAGTGACAGTGGGCAAGGCAACTCTGGGC GTCCGCCCATCGACGGCTACGTCGATCCAAACTTTCCCAATCCCAACGGCGAGTGGGACACGCCCGTCATCATCTACGGTTACACTCCCGCCTTTTCGCTCGCCGTGTTCGCCGCCGTCTGGTtcgccgtcttcctcgtcgtccaccTCGTCCAGACGATTCGCTTTCGAAGCTGGTACTTCATCACGTTTCCCATCGGACTCTTGTTTGAGATTGTCGGATACATTGCGCGCTCGCTTTCAGCCAAGGATGATCCGTATCATCTACTATACTTTATCCTCAACtacttcttcatcgtcacgGCGCCCGTCTTCCTCGCTGCAGGAGTGTATACCATCCTCTCGGCCTTAATTCCCCGACTTGGACGTCGATACTCGTTCCTCCCgcccaaggccatcttgTGGTTCTTTATTACTTCCGATGTTATTGCAACTGTGGTCCAGATCACGGGCGCTGCTCTCATCGGTGTGCGACAGTCAAACCGCGACGATCCCACAGACGCAAAcaacatcctcctcggtggcTTAGCCTACCAGGTCTTCTCCCTCGGCGTCTTCGTCATCTTGACCGCGAGCTTTCTCTTCCGAAGCCGACAAGAGATTCGTACACGAGGTCGAACACTCACCAGTTTCTGCGCCGCATTCGCAGTAgccaccatcctcatctATCTGCGAACGTGCTTCCGCCTGGCAGAGACGGCTGAGGGATTGGGCGGCCACCTCTATTCTAACGAGATTTACTTTGCTTGCCTCGAGTTTGCTCCCGTGGCGTTGGCTGTGTTGCTGTTTGCTATCTGGTATCCTGGACGGTGCGTAGGCAAGAAG CCTAAAGTTGCAGCGCCTCCACCTAAGCCcgcatcaacctcgagcctCTACTCCGTaccttcaacatcaccgaAGAACACGCAACATCTCGAACCTCAAAGTTCCTCGCCCCAGATGCCTCCGCTCCCTGCCTCCTCCAATCCCCTCCCCCGCCTCATAACCTACTACCAAACCCATCATGACTCCTCTGGAAACCTCATCTCCCCTCTCCCGCTCATCACGCAGCcaggcatcaccatcacccacGTCATTGTCGCCGCCATCCACATAAACGACAAGCCCGAGGACATCACcctcaacaaccaccacccgTCTCACCCCCGCTTCCAGACCATGTGGGCCGAGCTCCGCGTGCTGCAGGCTTCGGGCGTGAAAGTCATGGGCATGCTGGGCGGCGCTGCCAAGGGGAGCTATCAGCGCCTTGACGCCGACCAGGAGCAGTTTGACAGGTTCTACGGTCCTGTGAGGGACATGATTCGGGAGCGTGGGCTAGACGGTCTTGATCTAgacgtggaggaggagatgagtCTAGGAGGCATCGTTCGACTGATAGATCGCCTTCGAAGCGACTTTGGTCCCAGTTTCATCATTACTTTGGCACCCGTTGCCATGTCTCTGCTCGACTTTACCAAGAACCTCAGCGGCTTCGACTACGAGGCTCTCGAAGTCATGCGGGGCCGCGATATTGCCTGGTACAACACACAATTCTACTGCGGCTGGGGAGACTGTAGTAACCCCCTCATGTACGACCTCATGATCCAAAAGGGTTGGCCCCCGGAGAAGATTGTCATCGGACTCGTCACCAACCCGGAAAATGGCGGTGGCTATGTGCCGATGAACCCCCTCAGCATGGTCCTCACAACACTGCGAGGTCGTTATGGTTCCTTTGGAGGTATCATGGGTTGGGAGTACTTCAACAGCTTGCCTGGAGGCACGGCACGGCCGTGGGAGTGGGCTAGGGACATGACCAAACTTCTAAGAGGGCATTTGTTTCCACAGTCGGCAGAAACAGCAGTGGTAACGGATGGGTCGGTACCTACAGCTAACGCAACGAACGAAATCGATGCGGATGCTCCAGGAGGGAAGGATGTAAAGGTTCCGAAGCAGTTCGACTACTACTCGGATGGAACAGATGATGAATAG
- a CDS encoding Mechanosensitive ion channel protein: protein MTGTDPPPPDGKEFKLQQPPPSRQPSQQTTQHPRRTDSPRLGEDEKISAPMLDTFPTLAAPNDTNDSSSNTVRSPSGQRADASRIDDNLELLRVERAVSAEDHDGGSHMRKRAHNVEPEDAFNVTLPDEKTFHDNRKRDPDAALLKFWIFLRKFPRFVRYCLYLFPGAALLLIPVLLGGFAFKNGERDVGGVDLMWFGIWLEIVWGVLWVSRMITSLMPPTFKLVAKLSGSTTPKKWKDIGYQLDLHTAVFLWFLAILISFEPTMTSHNYRDKKPHWVTVVNKVIIALFVLATLNFVEKILIQWIASSFHQRTYATRIDNNKTDIGQLVRLYEHAKAKNEQTDYFFQRGSGSASGAQTPMQTLQDNARQAWNKVGYVAGRVGNDLIGRKVDSNHPRRVVNELLKQTPTAHTLARLIYRSTVREGRDLVYLEDLQAIFTAEEEAEVAFMMFDKDMNGDISVDEFEAVCNEIHLEKKAIAASLKDLDSVIKKLDKVFMFIIVVITIIVFISILSGSAAAALGSAGTVVLGLAWVLQATAQEFLQSIIFVFVKHPFDVGDRVTVYGSTGDTMMGDDYYVTEISLLYTEFKKMQGHIVQAPNSLLNNLFILNQRRSNGLADVVSLVMRFGTPQHMIDELKERMTDFCLANKRDYQPRIITEMTTLNEVRSCSMNLIFFHKTNFQNELLRLNRHNKFVTELMTQMVNIGIQSPFRNEPGGSREHPMYWTGMQPPPAYGKEQDHGNVDPLDNHSQSEGPALHRFPSTYSRRSERQRSVDDNMNDFQDVFENRRDNVHAQRLAMIREKERASRIEEERESIASSSGVARRISTESRSRVFGRTRTGSKSRRPADMV, encoded by the coding sequence ATGACTGGCACAGATCCACCTCCTCCTGATGGGAAGGAGTTTAAGCTCCAGCAACCCCCTCCGTCGAGACAGCCTTCACAGCAGACTACACAACACCCTCGACGAACCGATTCACCTAGGCTaggagaggatgaaaagaTCTCAGCTCCAATGCTTGACACCTTCCCTACCCTCGCTGCACCCAACGACACGAACGACTCCAGCTCCAACACCGTCCGGTCTCCTTCTGGCCAGCGTGCAGACGCTAGTCGCATAGATGACaatctcgagctcctccgTGTTGAGAGGGCTGTCTCAGCCGAGGACCATGATGGAGGTAGCCACATGAGGAAGCGCGCTCACAATGTTGAGCCTGAGGATGCCTTCAACGTCACTCTGCCCGACGAAAAGACCTTTCACGACAACAGGAAGCGAGATCCCGATGCCGCTCTCCTCAAGTTCTGGATATTCCTTCGAAAGTTTCCTCGTTTCGTCCGGTATTGTCTTTACCTATTCCCCGGAGCTGCCCTTCTCCTGATCCCAGTCTTGCTTGGCGGGTTTGCTTTCAAGAATGGTGAGCGCGATGTCGGTGGTGTAGACTTGATGTGGTTCGGCATCTGGCTCGAGATTGTATGGGGAGTTCTCTGGGTTTCCCGTATGATCACCAGTCTCATGCCTCCCACCTTCAAGTTGGTTGCCAAGCTGTCTGGTTCGACCACTCCCAAGAAATGGAAGGACATTGGTTACCAGCTTGACCTTCACACGGCCGTCTTCCTCTGgttcctcgccatcctcatctcatTCGAGCCGACCATGACTTCGCACAACTACCGGGACAAGAAGCCGCACTGGGTCACTGTCGTCAATaaggtcatcatcgccctctttgtcttggcAACCCTCAACTTTGTCGAGAAGATTCTTATCCAGTGGATTGCATCATCATTCCACCAGCGAACCTACGCGACCCgcatcgacaacaacaagacaGACATTGGCCAGCTTGTCCGTTTGTACGAGcatgccaaggccaagaatgaGCAGACCGACTACTTCTTCCAGCGCGGTAGTGGTTCCGCCAGCGGCGCCCAGACACCAATGCAGACCCTTCAGGACAATGCTCGCCAGGCATGGAACAAGGTCGGCTACGTTGCTGGTCGAGTTGGAAACGATTTAATCGGCCGCAAGGTTGACAGCAATCACCCTCGCAGAGTCGTCAATGAGCTTCTGAAGCAGACTCCTACGGCCCACACGCTCGCCCGCCTCATCTACCGAAGTACTGTGAGAGAGGGCCGTGATCTCGTCTACCTCGAGGATCTACAGGCCATCTTCAccgctgaagaggaggccgaAGTCGCCTTTATGATGTTTGACAAAGACATGAACGGTGACATTTCGGTCGACGAATTCGAGGCTGTGTGTAACGAAATCCACTTGGAAAAGaaggccatcgccgcctcgctcaaggatctcgacTCGGTGATTaagaagctcgacaaggTCTTCATgttcatcatcgtcgttaTCACCATCATTGTCTTCATCTCGATCCTCTCGGGctccgctgccgccgccctcggcTCTGCGGGTACTGTGGTTCTTGGTCTGGCTTGGGTGCTCCAGGCCACCGCGCAGGAGTTCCTCCAgtccatcatcttcgtctttgTCAAGCATCCCTTCGATGTTGGTGATCGTGTGACTGTGTACGGATCGACTGGCGACACAATGATGGGTGATGATTACTATGTGACTGAGATTTCTCTGCTCTAcaccgagttcaagaagatGCAAGGCCACATCGTACAGGCCCCCAACTCGCTGCTCAACAACCTAttcatcctcaaccaacGACGTTCCAACGGATTGGCTGATGTCGTCAGTCTCGTGATGCGTTTTGGTACGCCCCAGCACATGatcgacgagctcaaggagcgaATGACGGACTTTTGCCTGGCAAACAAGCGTGACTACCAACCTCGCATCATCACCGAGATGACGACTCTGAACGAGGTGCGGTCGTGCTCGATgaacctcatcttcttccacaAGACCAACTTCCAGAACGAACTGCTTCGTCTCAATCGCCACAACAAGTTTGTGACGGAGCTCATGACTCAGATGGTGAACATCGGCATCCAGTCTCCGTTCCGCAACGAGCCTGGTGGTAGCCGCGAACACCCCATGTACTGGACCGGCAtgcagcctcctcctgcgtATGGCAAGGAACAGGACCATGGCAATGTTGACCCTCTGGACAACCACTCGCAGTCTGAGGGTCCTGCTTTGCACCGCTTCCCTTCAACATATAGCCGCCGAAGCGAGCGTCAGCGTTCTGTGGACGACAACATGAACGATTTCCAGGATGTTTTTGAGAATAGGCGAGATAACGTGCACGCGCAGCGCCTAGCAATGATCCGAGAAAAGGAGCGTGCTTCGCGGATcgaagaggagagggaaTCCATCGCCAGCTCCTCTGGCGTTGCCCGCCGTATCTCGACGGAAAGCCGATCCCGCGTCTTTGGCCGAACCCGGACCGGGTCCAAGAGCCGCCGGCCGGCAGACATGGTCTGA
- a CDS encoding HET domain-containing protein, with amino-acid sequence MLRGKHETADPTRYQLRLSIAMTLHDLTNDINTKNPRDEGFPSMTNNMRTGFRYSYHFVVQPAHLAAAAALIALITNHHRIRRALSRASLSLQSVLSNSFFQASQAVFGFKYSDKIDDQHIRLLRLPDTATDSSPAFTLHTFSLDQCPPYLALSYTWGPPEGDSSFYTAHDRQCILLNGKPFPVLPNLCDALSQLCAARPGQYLWVDSICINQTSLSERSSQVAIMDSIYNRTVETMIWLGPTSDKTPRAMEVARQLAAGAESKILKLARDQSYGDVFIVDDPEVLKRNGLPPLTADDWIDLGDIYTRAWFGRVWMLQEVALSRNPTVLIGHYEAPWDVIADAAALTGMSRATLGLVVLGNGREGIPLVQGLLHAINLQIVRQWSQGEASRFREVLQSVDFSFGIDTSHPWKILLQLLLGSNGSKATFRRDRVYALLGLVNHMARLEGQPRLNLKVDYHSTDDQVLTNLGLAFFQETQSLHLLSLAGLASRGTSSSLPTWIPSFETVHAPILNPNYSSLRQFDASAGQDVEFTIDQDRHHLHVKTIRPHLGSIEELGETWSEMLHGSLNKSMQILLHCGTTYLPTQQPIVEAFWRTLIMDNDLVQRPAPPNLVEAFSAWMTIITIAALIAHRPSNPTSFNHFDSLEPLWTLANSRDSTNSLPKTKDMIPLAFELGMPRNPDVPVISESERRARFEAWNKAAAPFEALLRLTLVPNRRIARTIRGYLCLVPTEAQVGDKVMIVAGCPTPLVLRRFNDIDDCFSLVGDAYVHGAMFGEHVTGDFWWTDISLV; translated from the coding sequence ATGTTGAGAGGCAAACACGAAACCGCAGATCCGACCCGCTATCAATTGCGGCTGAGCATCGCCATGACCCTGCACGATCTTACCAACGatatcaacaccaaaaacCCCAGAGATGAAGGGTTCCCGTCCATGACCAACAATATGAGGACAGGGTTCAGGTACAGTTACCATTTTGTGGTCCAGCCAGCTCATCTGGCCGCTGCAGCCGCCCTTATCGCCCTCATAACCAACCATCATCGGATACGCCGCGCCTTGTCAAGAGCATCACTCTCATTACAAAGCGTCCTCTCAAACAgcttcttccaagcctcCCAAGCGGTCTTCGGCTTCAAATACAGCGACAAGATTGACGATCAACACatccgcctcctccgcctcccaGACACAGCCACAGACTCCTCACCAGCCTTCACCCTCCACACATTCTCTCTCGACCAATGTCCCCCGTATCTCGCCCTCTCTTACACTTGGGGTCCGCCCGAAGGCGATTCATCTTTCTACACGGCTCATGACCGACAATGCATCCTCCTCAATGGAAAGCCCTTCCCGGTGTTGCCGAACCTCTGTGACGCGCTATCACAGTTGTGCGCCGCCAGACCTGGGCAATATCTCTGGGTCGATAGCATCTGTATTAACCAGACCAGTCTCTCTGAGCGCTCTTCCCAGGTTGCCATCATGGACAGCATCTACAATAGGACAGTCGAGACGATGATATGGCTGGGTCCTACTTCAGACAAGACGCCTCGGGCTATGGAGGTAGCGCGACAACTAGCAGCAGGCGCAGAAAGCAAGATTCTTAAGTTGGCCAGAGACCAGTCGTACGGGGACGTCTTCATCGTGGATGATCCAGAGGTGCTCAAAAGAAACGGCCTACCACCCCTTACTGCGGACGACTGGATCGACCTCGGTGACATCTACACCAGAGCCTGGTTCGGACGGGTATGGATGCTCCAGGAGGTTGCCCTATCCCGCAATCCAACAGTTCTAATAGGTCACTACGAGGCTCCATGGGATGTCATAGCAGACGCCGCTGCCCTCACTGGTATGTCCCGCGCCACTCTCGGCCTCGTTGTCCTAGGGAACGGCCGTGAGGGCATTCCCCTCGTTCAAGGCCTCCTCCACGCCATCAACCTCCAGATCGTCCGCCAATGGAGTCAAGGCGAGGCCAGTCGCTTCCGAGAGGTCCTCCAAAGCGTAGACTTTTCCTTTGGCATCGATACAAGTCATCCCTGGAAGATTCTACTGCAACTCTTACTGGGAAGCAACGGGTCCAAGGCAACATTTCGAAGAGATCGTGTTTatgccctccttggcctcgtgAACCACATGGCACGGCTCGAAGGACAACCCCGTCTCAATCTCAAAGTTGACTACCACTCAACCGACGATCAAGTCCTCACAAATCTTGGActcgccttcttccaagAAACCCAATCTCTAcatctcctctccctcgctgGTCTCGCTAGCCGTGGCACCAGTTCAAGTTTACCTACCTGGATTCCTTCCTTCGAGACAGTCCATGCTCCCATCCTCAACCCGAACTATAGTAGCCTCCGCCAATTTGATGCCTCAGCTGGCCAAGACGTTGAATTCACTATCGATCAAGaccgccatcatctccatgtCAAAACCATCAGACCTCATCTCGGCAGCATTGAAGAGCTTGGTGAAACATGGTCCGAGATGCTCCATGGTAGCCTCAACAAGTCCATGcagatcctcctccactgTGGTACAACATACCTTCCCACTCAGCAACCCATTGTTGAAGCCTTCTGGCGCACTCTCATCATGGACAATGACTTGGTCCAGCGTCCAGCACCACCAAACCTCGTTGAGGCTTTCAGCGCCTGGATGACCATCATAACCATTGCCGCCCTAATCGCTCATCGCCCTTCCAACCCTACCAGCTTCAATCACTTCGATAGCCTCGAACCGCTGTGGACCCTTGCAAACAGCAGAGATTCCACAAACAGCCTCCCCAAGACAAAGGATATGATTCCCCTAGCCTTCGAGTTGGGCATGCCCAGAAACCCCGACGTACCAGTCATCTCCGAATCAGAACGCCGGGCCAGGTTCGAGGCCTGGAATAAGGCCGCTGCTCCTTTCGAGGCCCTACTGCGCTTGACCCTCGTACCCAACAGACGCATCGCGAGGACCATCAGAGGCTACCTTTGTCTAGTCCCGACCGAGGCCCAAGTTGGGGACAAGGTCATGATTGTCGCTGGGTGTCCCACACCCTTGGTCCTGAGGAGGTTCAACGACATTGACGACTGCTTCAGCCTAGTCGGTGATGCCTACGTCCATGGCGCCATGTTTGGGGAACATGTGACAGGAGACTTTTGGTGGACAGACATTTCACTGGTTTGA
- a CDS encoding Glycoside hydrolase family 31 has translation MRSTMASSFRWTALLLLLGTLVCLLQPAAAVKEHDFKKCRQSGFCKRNRAYADNAASLGSNWKSPYEVLADSTSFEDGKLQAMIVKTINAQGETVRLPLTISFLKSGTARVTMDEEKRRNKDIVLRDNSPVRKERYNEADQWVLVAGLDLDKEAQLAFQDKTQVNIKYGPESKHEAVIKFSPFEIDFRRDGNSHIKFNDRGLLNMEHWRPKVENKEGEEAAEDESTWWDESFGGNTDTKPRGPESVALDISFPGYEHVFGIPEHTGPLSLKQTRGGEGNWEEPYRMYNADVFEYILDSPMTLYGSIPFMQAHRKDSSVGVFWFNVAETWVDITKDKSHANPLSLGAGSKTSTHTHWISESGLLDVFVFLGPTPADLTKNYGELTGYTAMPQEFAIAYHQCRWNYISTDDVKNVDRNMDKFKIPYDIIWLDVEYTDDRKYFTWDPHSFSDPISMGEQLDSHGRQLVLLMDPHIKKTDNYPIVAELTAQDLGVHDKEQKIYEGWCWPGASHWIDCFNPKAIEWWKTLFKYDKFKGTMPNTWMWNDMSEPSVFNGPEVTMPKDNIHHGGWEHRDVHNLNGLTFQNATFQALVTREKGELRRPFILTRAFYAGSQKLGAMWTGDNQADWAHLAASIPMTLNQGVSGFPFAGADVGGFFGNPDKDLLTRWYQTGAFYPFFRAHAHIDSRRREPYLLPEPHVQIVTAAVRLRYTLLPAWYTAFFNAAQDGSPIIRPMFWTHPSEEAGFALEDQFFLGSTGLLVKPVTEQDKETVDIWIPDDEVYYDYFTYKIKKTQKGKNLSVYAPLSSIPLLMRGGHIIPRRDIPRRSSALMRFDDYTLVVSVSKAGNAEGELYVDDGDSFDHEQGQYIHRKFTLSGNTFTSLEAKDRDVKSVKPGDWLKAMDKVYVDKIIIVGAPSTWNQNEVQVESEGRTWTAKVQYHAAKGGRAAYATVGRVGAKIGEDWSIKLA, from the exons ATGAGGTCAACCATGGCGTCGTCCTTTCGATGGACGgcgctgctgttgctgttagGCACTCTTGTCTGCCTACTTCAGCCAGCTG CTGCCGTCAAGGAACACGACTTCAAGAAGTGTCGCCAGTCCGGCTTTTGCAAGCGAAACCGAGCGTACGCCGACAACGCTGCCTCCCTAGGTTCCAACTGGAAGTCGCCATACGAAGTCCTCGCCGACTCAACATCCTTCGAAGATGGCAAGCTACAAGCCATGatcgtcaagaccatcaacgCCCAGGGGGAGACCGTCCGACTCCCACTCACCATCTCGTTCCTCAAGTCCGGCACCGCCCGAGTCACAATGGACGAAGAGAAGCGACGAAACAAGGATATCGTCTTGCGAGACAACAGCCCTGTCCGAAAGGAGCGATATAACGAGGCCGACCAGTGGGTCCTCGTTGCTGGGCTGGATCTCGATAAGGAGGCCCAGCTTGCGTTCCAAGACAAGACTCAGGTCAACATCAAGTATGGCCCTGAGTCCAAGCACGAGGCTGTCATTAAGTTCTCGCCCTTTGAGATTGACTTCCGACGCGACGGAAACTCCCATATCAAGTTCAATGACCGTGGCTTGCTCAACATGGAGCACTGGAGACCAAAGGTTGAGaacaaggagggtgaggaggccGCCGAAGACGAGAGCACTTGGTGGGACGAGTCCTTCGGTGGAAACACTGATACCAAGCCCCGTGGCCCTGAGAGTGTTGCCTTGGACATCTCATTCCCCGGATACGAGCATGTTTTTGGTATCCCCGAACATACTGGTCCTCTGTCTCTGAAGCAGACTCGAGGCGGAGAGGGCAACTGGGAGGAGCCCTATCGCATGTACAATGCAGACGTCTTCGAGTACATCCTGGACAGCCCCATGACTCTCTATGGATCCATTCCCTTCATGCAAGCCCACCGTAAGGATTCTTCTGTGGGTGTCTTCTGGTTCAATGTTGCCGAAACCTGGGTCGACATTaccaaggacaagagccATGCCAACCCCCTGAGCCTTGGAGCTGGCTCCAAGACGAGCACTCACACTCACTGGATCTCCGAGTCTGGTCTCCTTGATGTTTTTGTCTTCCTCGGCCCTACTCCTGCCGACCTGACCAAGAACTATGGAGAGCTGACTGGCTACACCGCTATGCCTCAGGAATTTGCCATCGCATACCACCAGTGCCGATGGAACTACATCTCTACCGACGATGTTAAGAACGTCGACCGAAACAtggacaagttcaagatcCCCTATGATATCATCTGGCTCGATGTCGAGTATACCGATGATCGAAAGTACTTCACCTGGGACCCTCACTCCTTCTCGGACCCCATCAGCATGGGTGAACAGCTCGACTCTCATGGCCGACAGCTGGTCCTCCTGATGGATCCTCATATCAAGAAGACAGACAACTACCCGATCGTGGCTGAGTTGACTGCGCAGGATCTTGGTGTTCACgacaaggagcagaagatCTACGAAGGCTGGTGCTGGCCTGGAGCGTCTCACTGGATCGACTGCTTCAACCCCAAGGCAATCGAGTGGTGGAAGACTCTCTTCAAGTATGACAAGTTCAAGGGAACCATGCCCAACACCTGGATGTGGAACGACATGAGCGAGCCATCAGTGTTTAACGGCCCTGAGGTTACCATGCCCAAGGACAACATCCATCATGGAGGATGGGAGCACCGTGACGTGCACAACCTCAACGGCCTGACCTTCCAGAACGCGACATTCCAGGCTCTAGTCACACGTGAGAAGGGCGAGCTCCGACGCCCCTTTATTCTGACGCGTGCCTTTTACGCTGGATCGCAGAAGCTTGGTGCCATGTGGACTGGTGACAACCAGGCCGACTGGGCTCATCTGGCAGCCTCCATTCCCATGACCCTCAACCAGGGTGTGTCCGGCTTCCCCTTTGCTGGCGCTGATGTTGGAGGTTTCTTTGGCAACCCTGACAAGGACCTGCTTACTCGCTGGTACCAGACTGGTGCCTTTTATCCCTTCTTCCGTGCTCACGCTCACATTGACTCTCGCCGTCGTGAGCCTTACTTGCTTCCGGAGCCTCATGTGCAGATTGTTACAGCGGCGGTGCGCCTGCGATACACCTTGTTGCCTGCCTGGTACACGGCCTTTTTCAATGCGGCTCAGGATGGAAGCCCTATTATCCGGCCCATGTTCTGGACACATCCCTCTGAGGAGGCTGGCTTCGCTCTCGAGGACCAGTTCTTCCTTGGCTCGACTGGTCTCCTGGTGAAGCCAGTGACAGAACAAGACAAGGAGACGGTCGATATCTGGAtccccgacgacgaggtaTACTACGACTACTTCACCTACAAGATTAAGAAGACTCAGAAGGGCAAAAACCTTTCAGTGTATGCACCACTCAGCAGCATTCCTCTTCTCATGCGAGGAGGACACATTATCCCTCGTCGCGATATCCCTCGACGCTCAAGCGCTCTGATGCGATTTGACGACTACACTCTTGTCGTGTCAGTCTCCAAGGCTGGTAATGCCGAGGGTGAGCTGTatgttgacgatggcgactCGTTTGATCACGAGCAGGGCCAGTACATCCACCGCAAGTTCACTCTGAGTGGAAACACCTTCACTTCCCTGGAGGCAAAGGACCGAGACGTGAAGTCGGTCAAGCCTGGTGACTGGCTCAAGGCTATGGATAAGGTGTACGTCGACAAGATTATCATTGTTGGTGCACCTTCAACCTGGAACCAGAACGAGGTGCAGGTTGAGTCGGAGGGACGCACATGGACAGCCAAGGTGCAGTATCACGCTGCCAAGGGAGGCAGAGCAGCCTACGCGACTGTGGGCCGTGTGGGAGCCAAGATCGGTGAGGACTGGAGCATCAAGCTTGCCTAG